A single Elaeis guineensis isolate ETL-2024a chromosome 15, EG11, whole genome shotgun sequence DNA region contains:
- the LOC105058594 gene encoding auxin-responsive protein SAUR76, whose amino-acid sequence MLKRWPSLGRLAPGGGDGSAAPSAALEGGEWRPSSFHGDRSPLGLHPVYVGKSRRRYLISSNIAGHPLFQLLVQRSGGSEEGGAATFVECEVVLFEHLIWMLENADPQPESFDELAEFYAC is encoded by the coding sequence ATGCTCAAGCGATGGCCCTCCCTCGGCCGCCTCGCTCCCGGCGGTGGCGACGGTAGCGCCGCCCCCTCCGCCGCCTTGGAGGGCGGCGAGTGGCGGCCGTCCTCATTCCACGGGGACAGGTCCCCACTCGGCCTCCACCCGGTCTACGTTGGCAAATCACGGCGGCGATACCTAATCAGTTCCAACATCGCCGGCCACCCTCTCTTCCAGCTGCTCGTCCAGCGATCAGGTGGGTCCGAAGAAGGTGGCGCCGCCACCTTTGTCGAGTGCGAGGTGGTGCTCTTCGAGCACCTTATCTGGATGCTCGAGAACGCTGACCCCCAGCCTGAGTCCTTCGACGAGCTTGCCGAGTTTTACGCTTGCTAG